A single region of the Xenopus laevis strain J_2021 chromosome 4L, Xenopus_laevis_v10.1, whole genome shotgun sequence genome encodes:
- the inka1.L gene encoding PAK4-inhibitor inka2 (The RefSeq protein has 1 substitution compared to this genomic sequence): protein MHKSHLDSVAPQLRSDLQCIKASSSSLCDQMECMLRVLQDFKRSSPPPSPDIEKPCVVPPRRAPRRDNRISHRTSDLSEADSACCMDLPSDVSPGSCGQRGLEWDSGYSEVSGGSLRGEEDDIVEEESETSVPTVVLRRLPTPSCQRLSSGGFLNSRQGRIRPKSTSDVCLEQWRGIGLGSDSQDWTGCLLSQSRSRQPLVLGDNSFADLVKQWMDLPENVDEEGRRVRDGGRWLHKPHGFLISLSGNVKRRLGNMSRLRRSEQEAVKRMSCPQLGCRPLSLYYHQSLSDIAEASTNLLHCRSRQPIICNEGAGFL from the exons ATGCACAAATCGCATCTCGACTCTGTCGCTCCCAAACTGCGATCGGACTTG CAGTGTATAAAAGCGTCAAGCTCTTCCCTGTGTGACCAGATGGAGTGTATGTTAAGGGTTCTCCAGGACTTCAAGAGATCATCACCACCTCCATCTCCGGACATTGAAAAACCATGTGTGGTCCCACCTCGTAGGGCGCCCAGACGGGACAATCGAATTTCCCATCGTACTTCAGATCTGTCTGAGGCTGACTCTGCCTGCTGCATGGATCTGCCAAGTGACGTGTCCCCGGGAAGCTGTGGACAGCGGGGCTTGGAATGGGATTCTGGGTACTCAGAGGTATCAGGAGGTTCTTTGCGAGGAGAAGAGGATGACATTGTGGAGGAGGAAAGTGAGACAAGTGTACCCACTGTAGTGCTGAGGCGCCTCCCTACTCCTTCCTGCCAGCGCCTCTCCTCAGGCGGGTTCCTCAATTCACGCCAAGGGAGAATACGTCCCAAATCCACATCTGACGTCTGCCTGGAGCAGTGGAGGGGCATTGGACTGGGCTCTGACTCTCAGGACTGGACTGGGTGCCTTCTCTCTCAGAGCCGCAGCCGACAGCCATTAGTTTTGGGGGACAATAGTTTTGCTGATTTGGTTAAGCAGTGGATGGATTTACCCGAAAATGTAGATGAGGAAGGACGGCGGGTGCGGGATGGTGGCCGCTGGTTGCATAAGCCTCATGGCTTCCTTATCAGTCTGTCTGGCAATGTTAAAAGGCGCTTGGGTAACATGTCTAGATTGCGCCGCTCTGAACAAGAAGCAGTGAAACGCATGTCCTGCCCTCAACTGGGCTGCCGGCCGCTCTCCCTTTACTACCACCAGTCTCTCTCGGACATTGCGGAGGCATCTACTAACCTCTTGCACTGCCGCAGTCGGCAGCCAATCATATGCAACGAAGGGGCTGGATTCTTATAG